The following are encoded in a window of Sulfitobacter sp. S190 genomic DNA:
- a CDS encoding NTP transferase domain-containing protein — MSDIPLLFLAAGQSRRMRGRDKLLEQIDGIALLRRQVLRALESSVGPAFVAVPDIDHPRAQLLADLDVEIIAVPDASKGMNVTLSRGLSQMPDTSGAVMVLLADMPDLTASDLVAVKQAYDDNPEHLIWRASTGDGKPGHPVIFARRIWPELMALEGDAGGREVTNRYAAETYRVALPDDRARLDLDTPEQWKDWRAAHAT; from the coding sequence ATGAGCGATATTCCCCTTCTGTTTCTAGCCGCCGGTCAGTCACGGCGCATGCGCGGGCGCGACAAGTTGCTGGAACAAATCGATGGTATAGCTCTTCTGCGTCGGCAGGTGCTGCGTGCGCTTGAGAGCAGCGTTGGCCCGGCCTTTGTGGCGGTGCCAGACATTGACCATCCGCGCGCGCAGCTTCTGGCGGACTTGGACGTCGAGATCATTGCGGTTCCTGACGCGAGTAAGGGGATGAATGTGACCCTTTCGCGGGGATTATCGCAAATGCCCGATACATCGGGGGCCGTGATGGTCCTGCTTGCGGATATGCCGGATTTGACGGCCTCCGACCTCGTTGCCGTCAAACAGGCGTATGATGACAATCCCGAACACCTGATCTGGCGCGCTTCGACCGGGGACGGCAAACCGGGCCATCCGGTCATATTTGCCCGCCGCATCTGGCCGGAGTTGATGGCGCTTGAAGGGGACGCAGGCGGCCGCGAAGTCACCAATCGCTACGCTGCCGAAACATATCGCGTGGCGTTACCCGATGACCGGGCGCGGCTTGACCTTGATACGCCGGAGCAATGGAAAGACTGGCGTGCCGCGCACGCTACTTGA